From the genome of Pseudomonas sp. WJP1:
GACCAAATGCCGGTCCTGCCGGTACTGAGCTACGACAACGGTCGTCTGCTGCCGGAAAGCTACACCGGTACCCTGATCACCTCCAAGGAGATCAAGGGCCTGGAACTGAACGCCGGTCGCTTCACCGCCGAATCGCGTAAAAGCGCCGAAGGTCATGACAGCGGTGGCCTGAAGTCGATCAACGTGTTGGGTGGTAGCTACCAGTTCACCGAACAATTCAAGGCCGCGTTGTACGCCTCCGACGTCGAAGACGTGCTGAAGAAGCAATACGTGAACGCCAATTACGTATTCCCGATCGACAAGGATCAGTCCCTGACCCTGGACTTCAACGGCTATCGCACCAAGCTGGAAGATTCCTACGTTCGCGACAACAACGTCACCGGCGACGACAACAAGATCTGGAGCCTGGCAGCCACCTTCGCCACCGGCCCACACTCGTTCACCCTGGCGCACCAGCGCAGCACCGGCGACAGCAACCTGGGCTACGCCTACGGCGGCTACCAGAAGGATCAAGGTCGCGTCGGTGACGGTGGCAACACCATCTACCTGGCCAACTCCTACTGGTCCGACTTCAACGCCGAAGACGAACGCAGCTGGCAACTGGGCTACGGCCTGGACTTCAGCACCTTCGGTGTTCCGGGCCTGAGCTACAACTTCGCCTACGTACGCGGTGACAACATCACCACCTCCACCAGCGAAGGCGGTACCGAGCGCGAAATCTTCAACCAGTTCAAGTACGTCGTGCAAAGCGGCCCGGCCAAAGACCTGAGCATCAAGCTGCGCAGCTCGATCCTGCGCGTGTCGCAGAAGTCGAGCGAGTACAACGTCAGCGGTAACGAAGTGCGTGTGTTCGTGGATTACCCGATCAACGTTTTCTGATGATGGGTTGCGGTATCGAGGCCTGATTCAAGGCCGAAAAGAAGAAGCCCCGACTGGTTCGGGGCTTTTTTGCGCGTTCGAATGTTGATTGATCGTTCCCACGCAGAGCGTGGGAACGATCAGATCCCGAACAGACCTGCAATCAGGTCGGCTGTCAGGCCGCCTCGCTTTGGTTTTTGATTTTCTTTCCACATCGAGCCGCTAAAGTGAACAGCATCACCGACTGGTTCGGGTTTTTTTTGCGTGTCGTCCGCGGCGACATGTACCGAGGACGTGTCGCAAAAAGTGAAAAATTGCTACACGTTAAGGCGTCATGTCTAGATCGGCATGGAAAGCTGGCACATCACCGATATCCCATCCCAAAATAAAAAAGCAGCCTGAACAGGCTGCTTTTTCTGAAAAGGTCGCTTGATATTATGCTCCCTCAAGCGGGGGAGAAGAGGTCTCACCCGAGCGCTGATTTTCAGGTAATCAACGGGGTTCCTAACGCCGACTATTGCCACCTGAAGGCAGTCGGTTTCGCGCTCTTGGGCCGATTTTCGACCACCGATGCTTATGTCAACCTGGTTAACGTAACGCACCGACGTGGAAAAAACGGCAAAGTAACCGCGTAAATAATTACATCACGTAATTAATGATGTTCCCGCCCCCACCTTTATCCCCTCCAGCGAACTCCCTACATTGAGCTCCAACGCCTCTCCCATCATCCCGACGGGAAGGTCACTGGAGTTTCCCTCATGCCTTTTGTAAGCGTACGCATCACCCGCGATGGCGTTACCACTGAGCAGAAAGCTCAGGTGATTGCCGAGATCACTGAAACACTGGAGCGCGTCCTCAATAAACGCCCTGACCTGACTCACATCGTGATCGAAGAAGTCGACACCGATAACTGGGGTTACGCCGGTATCACCACCACTCAATACCGCAAACAGCTGGCGCAAGAGGGGCAGTCATGACGGCGTCGGTGACCATCGATTTCGTCTCCGATGTGGTGTGCCCATGGTGCGCACTGGGGGCGACGGCGCTGGAGCAGGCGATCGAGAACGGGGCGGGTGAGGTGTCGGTCGAGCTGACCTACAAGCCTTTCGAACTGAACCCGAGCATGCCGGCCGAAGGCGAGAAAGCCGTCGACCACTTGATGCGCAAATACGGGCGCACTGCCGCAGACGTCGCCGCCGGCAAAAAGATGCAGATCGAACGCGGCGAAGCCATCGGCTTCAAGTTCGACCTGGAGAAGCGCACGCACTTCTACAACACCTTCGACGCCCACCGTTTGTTGCTTTGGGCGCTGGAAGAAGGACGCCAGGTGGCGCTGAAGAAGATCCTGCTTCGCGCTTACTTCAGCGAAGGCCAGAACCCGAGTGATCAGCAGGCGCTGGTGCGGCTGGCGGGTGAAGCCGGGTTGGACGAGGCCCGTGCACGCGAGGTGTTGGCATCGGGCGCCTTTGCCGAGGAAGTGCGTGAGCTTGAGGCGTTTTACCAGCAGCACGGCATCAATTCGGTCCCGGCCATGGTGTTGAACGGCCGTCACCTGGTGTCCGGTTCGCAATCGGTCGAGTACTACGAACAGATGTTGAGACAAATGGCGACGGCCCCTGCTGACGCCTGATTTATCGAATTTCAAACCCCATCATTGTTAGAGGTATACATCATGAGTAATTCGAAAAAAGTTATCGTAATCACTGGCGCATCCCAAGGTCTCGGCGACGGCATGGTCAAGGCCTTCCGCGAACTCGGCTACCAGATCGTCGCCACCTCGCGTTCGATCAAACCGTCCACCGATCCGGACATCCTCACCGTGGCTGGCGACATCGGTGAACCGGCGACCGCTCAACGCGTAGTTCGTGAAGCCATCGCACGTTTCGGCCGTATCGACACTTTGGTCAACAACGCCGGTATCTTCATCGCCAAGCCGTTCACCCAGTACACCGCTGAAGACTACGCCAATGTGCTGTCGGTGAACGTAAACGGCTTCTTCTATATCACTCAACTGGCCATCGCCGAGATGGAAAAACAGGGTAGCGGTCACGTCGTCAACATCACCACCAGCCTGGTCGACCACGCTATTGACGGCGTGCCATCAGTATTGGCCTCGCTGACCAAGGGTGGCTTGAACGCGGCGACCAAATCCCTGGCCATCGAATACGCCAAGCGCGGCATTCGGGTCAACGCAGTGAGCCCTGGCATCATCAAGACCCCGATGCACGGCGAAGAAACCCACGCCGCACTGGGCGCTCTGCACCCGGTCGGGCACATGGGCGACATTGATGACATCTCCCAGGCTGTCGTGTACCTGGACAACGCCAAGTTTGTTACCGGCGAAATCCTCCACGTTGATGGCGGGCAGAGCGCGGGTCACTAAGATCCGGGTTTTCAAACGGCAGAAACAACAAAGCCCTCGTATTTCTACGAGGGCTTTGTTTTGTATGGTGCCGGCACCAGGAATCGAACCCGGGACCTACTGATTACAAGTCAGTTGCTCTACCATCTGAGCTATACCGGCGTGTCAGGGCGACGATTATAGCGATTGGGACGGTTCTGTAAACCCCTGAATTCTGACTATTTTTGCGCAGGGCTCTGTCCAGGATTTCTGGTGTGCGTTGAGCCTCATCGAGCGTTGTAAAACGTGGCGCCCGAGGGGATGTCTTTGTTGACGAACGACATGGCACCGATGGTGACGTTGTCGCCGATTGTCAGGGTGTCCGCGATGATGCAACTGTTGGCGCCCACGCTGACATTGTCGCCAATGACCAGATCGTAGCTGTCCAGTCCCAGGGTCTTGATGCCAATCGTGGTGTTTTGCCGGATGAAGAAGTTGCGGCCGATTTTGACTTCACCGGTGATCACTACGCCCGGCAGGTGGCCGATGCGAAAGCCTGAGCCTATTTGGGCGTCGATGCTGATGTCGACGCCGTACTTGAGGTTGAGCTTTCTCTCAAGACGCTTGGCATACCAGCGCGCCAGACCGTTTCCGGAATTAAAGTACTGGGCCAGTCGAAACATGAACAAGTAGCGCAGGACGTTGCTCTTGCGAGTCCGCTTGAGGACGTTGCTGATGAACCCTGTGCGGCTTCCGCGTTTTTTCTTGTTCGAGACTTCCGACCGCCAATGTTCTACCAAGGTGTCCAGATTCAAAACATAGCCCTGTTGATTGTTTGTGTTGTGAGGCCTTCGATAGTAGCTGCTGGCTATAACGATTCCTACGCTCACTTTCTGCCCAAATTTCAACAGATATGTCTTTTGCTCAAATGCTTATGCACAACGGGATTCGCAATGCGCGAGGTATATGACGAATTTGTGGATCCGTTCTCAACTGTTCGCAAATCACTGTTTTTCTGGTTTTTTATCCAAGTGTACGAAAACTGTACAGTGACGTTTCACCCCTGAAACAGCTGTAAAATATTGGATCCATGATATTCCATCAACAGACTTATCCACAGGTTGGGGGCGTTAGGCGCGTTCTGCCAACATCAGGAAATTGCGCGGTGTGAGTTTGGTGTCACAGAACGTGCCGAGACGAACCTTGTAGCCCTGCTCGCGCAGGAAAAGTGCTCGATCGAGCACCAGCCAAAGCTCCAGTGGGCGTCGGAAAAGTCCGCGCAGCAGCTCCAGATTGCGCACTTCAGCCAAACGTTGCCAACCGACGGTTTCCAGAGCCTGCCAATCCTGCGGGCCGATTGTGGATAACTCTTTGAGTTGGGCCAAATGATGGCAGTAATCGGCAAAGGGCTTGTCCAGCCAGGCGCTGGGCAGGGATGGCGTTGGCAGGTATTCGTCAACGCCACGCAGTTGCCGCTGCAGCAGGTCGAAGGCCAGGCGTCGAGCCATGGAGGTGTCGCGTTGGCGTCGGACGCGTGCACCGGCGGTGACGGTTTCGCTCATCGGTAACGCCAGATCATCCAGAGACAGCTGTAAGTTGGAGGCCATGGCGACCGAGGAAAGTGGCGAGTACCGGGGAAGACTGATCCGGTTGTAGCAACAAGGAGCAATGGCGAGTTGTTTGCAGCCTGCTGCGCTGGCGAGTTGAATCAATCGCACGTGGAGATCGCCGCAGGCGTGCAGTGCGACGGGGGTGTGTTCGGCGTTTAATAACGCGGCTACATCGACAGCGAGCACATCCTGCTCGACATGCAGCGCATGCAGCTGATGGCGCTGACTCAGAGCCTGACCGCTGGCGACCAGTGTCGGGTCATATTCCAGGCAAGTCAGCTGTTGGCCGGTTTGCAGCAAGCGTCTTCCTAAGTGCCCTTTGCCCGAGCACCAGTCCAGCCAATGCATGGGCGTATCGGCGAAGTTCAATCGACTGGCAAAGGTTTCTATTTGCTGCCACTTGCGCCCAGGTACGTCGACGTTCAATCGATGACCCGCCGCTTCCAGCGCATGGGCGGGCAATTCATCCACGGTACTCAGCGCAAGGGACATCGTCGCCAAGGTTGCAAAAGGTTCCGGCGCATCCAAAAGGGCGGGTTGGTTGTGTGCGTTTTCCGCATCTTCCAGCGACCGCCCGCGCAGCCAGGCGGCCAGCTCGGGGTAGGAGGTTTCCCAGGGCAGTTGCAGAAGCGTGAAGGGCCGAGGTTTCCACAGCGCCTGATGCGCTGTCAGAAAGGTGTCCAGTGCGGTGAAACGGGCGAGCAGTTCCTCGCCCGTCAGCACCCGAGGATCAACGCCCTTGGCAGGCATCGACGCGCAACCAGCGCTCCAGCAGCTTGAAGCCGCGTACCAGCACATAGGCCATCAACAGATAGAACATGCCGGCGGCAAAGAAGATCTCCACCGGCAGGTAGGTCCGGGCGATGATGGTACGCGCCATGCCGGTCAGTTCCAGCAGGGTCACGGTGCTGGCCAGGGCGCTGGCCTTGAGCATCAGGATCACTTCGTTGCTGTAGGCCGGCAGGCCGATGCGCGCCGCGCGCGGCAGCATGATGTAGATCAGCGCCTTGGTTTTCGACATGCCCAGAGCCCGTGCCGCTTCGATCTCACCCGGCGGAATCGCCTGGATCGCGCCGCGCAGGATTTCAGCGATGTAGGCGGCGGTGTGCAGGGTCATGGTCGCCGTGGCGCACCAGAACGGATCGCGCAGATAGGGCCACATCGAGCTGTTACGGATCGCGTCAAACTGCGCCAGCCCGTAATAGACCAGAAACAGTTGAACCAGCAGCGGCGTGCCGCGGAAAAAGAAGATGTAAGCGTAGGGAAACGCCCGCACCCACCAGAGGCGGGATGAGCGCGCGATACCCAGCGGAATCGCCAGCAGCAGGCCTGCGATCACAGCAATGGCGACCAGTTCCAGGGTCAGGGTTGCGCCCTGGGCCAGTTTCGGCAGCCACTTGATGATGACTTCCCAGTTCATTGGGTGCTCCTCGCGAAGCCGCGAGCGGCGCGTTTTTCCAGGAAGTGCATGCCGGTCATGGCCAGAATCGTCAGGCTCAGATACATGAACGCCGCGACCATATAGAAGGTGAACGGTTGCTTGGACACGGTCACGCCGATTTGTGCGTGACGCATGATCTCTTCCAGGCCGATCACCGACACCAGCGCGGTGTCCTTCATCAGGATCATGAACAGGTTACCCAGGCCCGGCAGGGCGATGCGCCACATCTGCGGCATGATCAAGCGGGTGAAGATGCGCCATTTCGACAGGCCCAGGGCTACGCCGGCCTCACGATGGCCCTTGGGGATGGCGAGGATCGCGCCGCGAAACACTTCCGTGGCGTAGGCGCCAAAGCACAGGCCCAGGGCGATCACGCCCGCGGCGAAGGCATTGAGTTCAAGGTCGGGGTTACCGAAAAACTCGCCCAGGGCGCGCATCAGGTTAACCGTGCCGAAGTAGATCAACAGCACCCAGAGCAGTTCCGGGATGCCGCGAACCAGTGTCGAATAAGTGCCGCCAAGCCATTGCAACGGCTTGTACGGGGAAGTCTTGGCCAAGGCGCCGAGCAGACCGAGCACCAGCCCCAGGCACAGGGCCGAGAGTGCCAGTTTCACAGTCATCAGCGCGCCAGCGGCGAGCGCCGGGCCGAATCCGTAGAGGTCGATAATCATGGATTTCTTTTCAAATCGCGGCAGGCAATACCGTGAACCGGCGCCATCAGGCGCCGGTCAGGCAGGTCAGTATCAATAGATGCTGAACGGGAAGTACTTGTCGTTGATCTTCTTGTAGGTGCCGTCGGCAACGATTTCCTTGAGCGCGATGTTCAGCTTTTCGCGGATCGGGTCGTTTTTACGCACGGCAATACCGATCTTGTCGCTTTCTTCCACCGGGTCGCCCTTGAATTCATAGGACTTGCCGGCGTCGCTTTTCAGCCACTCGTAGTTGACGTACTTGTCGGCCAGGATGCCGTCCAGGCGACCGGAAGTCAGGTCGAGGTAAGCGTTTTCCTGGGTGTCGTAGAGTTTGACTTCAACGCCTTCCATGTTGTCTTCAAGCCAGGTACCGGCCAGGGTTGCACGCTGGGCGCCGATCACTTTGCCCTTCAGCGAATCCTTGTCGGTCTTGAAGTCGACGTCTTTCTTGGCGATGAACTGCAGCTTGTTGGAGTAGTACGGGTCGGTGAAGTCCACCGCTTGCTTGCGCTCGTCGGTGATCGACATCGAGGAGATCAGGAAGTCGAACTTCTTGGCGTTCAGGGCCGGGATGATGCCGTCCCAGTCGGAGGTCACGACGGTGCACTCGACTTTCATCTTGGCGCACAGGGCGTCGCCGATTTCCTTGTCGAAGCCGACGACATTGCCACTGGCATCTTTATTGTTGAACGGCGGGTAGGCCGCTTCGATGCCCATCTTCAGGGTTTCGGCCATGGCACCGGCGCTGAACGCCAGGGTAACGGCGGCGGCCAGGAAGACCTTCTTGTAATTGCGCATGCGGTTAGCTCCGTTAGCGGTTGCTGGACATGAATTGTTTGCAGCGCGCCGAAAGCGGGTTTTCAAACACCTGCTGAGGCGATCCTTGCTCTTCTACCAGGCCCTGGTGGAGGAACACCACTTCGCTGGAGACCTGACGGGCGAAGCCCATCTCATGGGTGACCAGCAGCATGGTGCGACCTTCTTCGGCCAGTGCGCGGATGACATTAAGTACTTCCTGGACCATTTCCGGGTCAAGCGCGGAAGTGGGCTCGTCAAACAGGATGACTTTAGGCTGCATGGCCAGGGTGCGGGCGATGGCCGCGCGTTGTTGCTGGCCGCCGGACAATTGCGCCGGGTAGGCGTGGCGCTTGTCGGCGATGCCGACCTTGGCCAGCAGGGCTTCGGCAACTTCGATGGCTTCTGCCTTGCTCTGGCCGAGCACGCGGCGCGGGGCCTCGATGATGTTGTCGAGCACGCTCATGTGTGGCCACAGGTTAAAGTTTTGAAACACAAAACCGATTTCGCTGCGCAGGCGATTGATCTGCTTGCCGTCGGCAGCGACCAGTTCGCCGTTCTTCGCGGCCTTGAGCTTGAGTTCTTCGCCGGCCACCAGGATCTGGCCCTGGTGCGGGTTTTCCAGCAGGTTGATGCAGCGCAGGAACGTGGACTTGCCGGAACCGGAGGAGCCGAGGATCGAGATCACGTCGCCGTCGCGGGCGGTCAGCGAGATACCTTTAAGTACCTCCAGCGAGCCGTAGCGTTTGTGCAAGTTGCGGATTTCAAGCGCGGGCGTGGCCTCAGCCATGTGCGTTCCTCATTGTGTATTCGCTCCTGCTGTTGGTGGCCTTCCTGGCGAGGCGGCCAAGCTAGCATAGCGTTTCAAGGGCAGCCAACAGCGCTACGGGCAGTAAACGGGTGGTATGTGGCAGGTTGTCGCATCGGCACAGCAGACTGTCGCCCCATCAACAACCGAACAGCCGTTTGAACCCTGCTTTCATATAAAAGCGCGGTGGCTGTCGCGTAAAAAAGGGCGCGATGTTGCCAGCTTTGGCGGGGGGTTGGAAGCGCTAACGGGCCAAAGGTGGCGGATACGCCCTTTTATCGTGCGTCGAGGGATTTTTGTGTGTGTTTCCGGGGCGCTGGTTCGTTCATAAAGTGAGTCGCAGGGTAACGTTCTGGCAAAGTGCCATTAATATCAATGGCTTGCGATCTCTGTTCCGTCAGGGCGAAGTTCCCGAGCTAGACGGTTTTGAAACATTTTGGCGCAAATATTGCGTGCAGATTCCGGAACGCTCCGTTTGTTTCTTTTTACAAGAAGGAACACAGGCGGGATGCACGCATTCGCTTTTCCTTACAAAGGTAGTTTCAATGAGCAGTACCCAAAGCTCCAACGGCCTCGAACAGGGGCTCAAACCACGGCATGTCACCATGCTGTCGATCGCCGGGGTTATCGGCGCCGGCCTGTTCGTTGGCTCGGGCCACGCCATCGCTGCAGCAGGCCCGGCCGTGCTCCTGGCTTACGCCGCCGCCGGAATGCTGGTGGTGTTGGTAATGCGCATGCTCGGTGAAATGGCTATTGCTTCGCCGGACACAGGCTCCTTCTCGACATACGCCGATCGCGCGATCGGTCACTGGGCCGGTTTTACCATCGGCTGGCTGTACTGGTGGTTCT
Proteins encoded in this window:
- a CDS encoding OprD family porin gives rise to the protein MLNKRISLIALGILSATQAMANDQAESKGFVEDSSLKVLLRNAYMNRDFKDGNPDKSEWGQAAIGTFSSGFTQGTIGVGVDAFGLYALNLERNEDRSGAQGIDFFKKGASGEPADDLAKAGAAVKFRLSSTTLTYGDQMPVLPVLSYDNGRLLPESYTGTLITSKEIKGLELNAGRFTAESRKSAEGHDSGGLKSINVLGGSYQFTEQFKAALYASDVEDVLKKQYVNANYVFPIDKDQSLTLDFNGYRTKLEDSYVRDNNVTGDDNKIWSLAATFATGPHSFTLAHQRSTGDSNLGYAYGGYQKDQGRVGDGGNTIYLANSYWSDFNAEDERSWQLGYGLDFSTFGVPGLSYNFAYVRGDNITTSTSEGGTEREIFNQFKYVVQSGPAKDLSIKLRSSILRVSQKSSEYNVSGNEVRVFVDYPINVF
- a CDS encoding tautomerase family protein → MPFVSVRITRDGVTTEQKAQVIAEITETLERVLNKRPDLTHIVIEEVDTDNWGYAGITTTQYRKQLAQEGQS
- a CDS encoding DsbA family oxidoreductase, which produces MTASVTIDFVSDVVCPWCALGATALEQAIENGAGEVSVELTYKPFELNPSMPAEGEKAVDHLMRKYGRTAADVAAGKKMQIERGEAIGFKFDLEKRTHFYNTFDAHRLLLWALEEGRQVALKKILLRAYFSEGQNPSDQQALVRLAGEAGLDEARAREVLASGAFAEEVRELEAFYQQHGINSVPAMVLNGRHLVSGSQSVEYYEQMLRQMATAPADA
- a CDS encoding SDR family NAD(P)-dependent oxidoreductase encodes the protein MSNSKKVIVITGASQGLGDGMVKAFRELGYQIVATSRSIKPSTDPDILTVAGDIGEPATAQRVVREAIARFGRIDTLVNNAGIFIAKPFTQYTAEDYANVLSVNVNGFFYITQLAIAEMEKQGSGHVVNITTSLVDHAIDGVPSVLASLTKGGLNAATKSLAIEYAKRGIRVNAVSPGIIKTPMHGEETHAALGALHPVGHMGDIDDISQAVVYLDNAKFVTGEILHVDGGQSAGH
- a CDS encoding serine acetyltransferase, with the protein product MNLDTLVEHWRSEVSNKKKRGSRTGFISNVLKRTRKSNVLRYLFMFRLAQYFNSGNGLARWYAKRLERKLNLKYGVDISIDAQIGSGFRIGHLPGVVITGEVKIGRNFFIRQNTTIGIKTLGLDSYDLVIGDNVSVGANSCIIADTLTIGDNVTIGAMSFVNKDIPSGATFYNAR
- a CDS encoding methyltransferase, with product MPAKGVDPRVLTGEELLARFTALDTFLTAHQALWKPRPFTLLQLPWETSYPELAAWLRGRSLEDAENAHNQPALLDAPEPFATLATMSLALSTVDELPAHALEAAGHRLNVDVPGRKWQQIETFASRLNFADTPMHWLDWCSGKGHLGRRLLQTGQQLTCLEYDPTLVASGQALSQRHQLHALHVEQDVLAVDVAALLNAEHTPVALHACGDLHVRLIQLASAAGCKQLAIAPCCYNRISLPRYSPLSSVAMASNLQLSLDDLALPMSETVTAGARVRRQRDTSMARRLAFDLLQRQLRGVDEYLPTPSLPSAWLDKPFADYCHHLAQLKELSTIGPQDWQALETVGWQRLAEVRNLELLRGLFRRPLELWLVLDRALFLREQGYKVRLGTFCDTKLTPRNFLMLAERA
- a CDS encoding ABC transporter permease encodes the protein MNWEVIIKWLPKLAQGATLTLELVAIAVIAGLLLAIPLGIARSSRLWWVRAFPYAYIFFFRGTPLLVQLFLVYYGLAQFDAIRNSSMWPYLRDPFWCATATMTLHTAAYIAEILRGAIQAIPPGEIEAARALGMSKTKALIYIMLPRAARIGLPAYSNEVILMLKASALASTVTLLELTGMARTIIARTYLPVEIFFAAGMFYLLMAYVLVRGFKLLERWLRVDACQGR
- a CDS encoding ABC transporter permease; the encoded protein is MIIDLYGFGPALAAGALMTVKLALSALCLGLVLGLLGALAKTSPYKPLQWLGGTYSTLVRGIPELLWVLLIYFGTVNLMRALGEFFGNPDLELNAFAAGVIALGLCFGAYATEVFRGAILAIPKGHREAGVALGLSKWRIFTRLIMPQMWRIALPGLGNLFMILMKDTALVSVIGLEEIMRHAQIGVTVSKQPFTFYMVAAFMYLSLTILAMTGMHFLEKRAARGFARSTQ
- a CDS encoding ABC transporter substrate-binding protein; translation: MRNYKKVFLAAAVTLAFSAGAMAETLKMGIEAAYPPFNNKDASGNVVGFDKEIGDALCAKMKVECTVVTSDWDGIIPALNAKKFDFLISSMSITDERKQAVDFTDPYYSNKLQFIAKKDVDFKTDKDSLKGKVIGAQRATLAGTWLEDNMEGVEVKLYDTQENAYLDLTSGRLDGILADKYVNYEWLKSDAGKSYEFKGDPVEESDKIGIAVRKNDPIREKLNIALKEIVADGTYKKINDKYFPFSIY
- a CDS encoding ABC transporter ATP-binding protein, producing MAEATPALEIRNLHKRYGSLEVLKGISLTARDGDVISILGSSGSGKSTFLRCINLLENPHQGQILVAGEELKLKAAKNGELVAADGKQINRLRSEIGFVFQNFNLWPHMSVLDNIIEAPRRVLGQSKAEAIEVAEALLAKVGIADKRHAYPAQLSGGQQQRAAIARTLAMQPKVILFDEPTSALDPEMVQEVLNVIRALAEEGRTMLLVTHEMGFARQVSSEVVFLHQGLVEEQGSPQQVFENPLSARCKQFMSSNR